In one Flavobacteriales bacterium genomic region, the following are encoded:
- a CDS encoding AraC family transcriptional regulator, whose translation MSNSPFKVKFKNKSNPKSVFDIVPLEKILKRSNLDHNPEELHKVDFYLLLFITSGSGSHTIDFTDYRFQKGTILTIRRDQIQKFIRGNGATGFLLLFTEDFLLSYLEAAEVQKSLQLFNEYLFNPKLFIHDVNFEDISSNIERLKQEYESESDNYSSQIIRSELHILLIKLLRLKTNSNEEVKNKFHLKLFLDFQDLILNDASKTTRVIEYAKILNTSPKTLNTATQSILNKTAKKLVDDIGIQHIKRLLINTPLSVKEIAYQSGFDDTNYLYKYFRRQVKMTPEEFRASF comes from the coding sequence ATGAGCAACAGTCCCTTCAAGGTTAAGTTTAAAAATAAATCGAACCCCAAATCGGTATTCGACATAGTACCTCTAGAAAAGATTTTAAAACGAAGTAATCTCGATCATAATCCTGAAGAATTACACAAAGTTGATTTCTACTTATTGCTCTTTATAACATCCGGAAGTGGCTCACATACTATAGATTTCACAGATTATCGATTCCAGAAAGGAACGATCTTAACTATAAGAAGAGATCAGATTCAAAAATTTATTCGAGGAAATGGCGCTACAGGATTTCTATTGCTTTTTACAGAGGATTTTCTCTTGAGTTATCTAGAAGCCGCTGAAGTTCAAAAATCATTACAGCTCTTCAATGAATATTTATTCAATCCTAAACTATTTATTCACGACGTTAATTTCGAGGATATTTCGAGTAACATCGAACGTTTAAAACAGGAATATGAGAGCGAATCAGACAACTACTCGTCTCAAATTATTCGTAGCGAACTGCACATTTTACTCATCAAACTTCTACGTTTAAAAACGAATAGTAATGAAGAAGTAAAGAACAAATTCCACCTCAAGCTCTTTCTCGACTTTCAAGATCTTATTCTAAACGACGCATCTAAAACTACGCGAGTAATTGAGTATGCGAAAATACTGAACACAAGTCCCAAAACACTTAATACGGCTACACAGAGCATACTAAATAAGACCGCAAAAAAGCTGGTGGATGATATTGGCATTCAACATATAAAAAGGCTACTCATCAATACCCCCCTTTCCGTTAAAGAAATAGCTTACCAGTCTGGCTTTGACGACACAAACTATCTATACAAATATTTCAGAAGGCAAGTCAAAATGACGCCTGAGGAATTTAGAGCTTCATTTTAA
- a CDS encoding carboxypeptidase regulatory-like domain-containing protein: MIWRTYARIIIIIYAVFLCNITISANTGLGSIKGVLTDSVSGEPIPFANVVVQKGENVVAGSPTDFDGSYIIDSVPIGIYNIQVKYIGYPTFKRTELNVMEGIYTYDLRLPPGRSIKGCRIVKFKIPLLDNSTDSLSNTAE; this comes from the coding sequence ATGATCTGGAGAACATATGCACGAATTATTATAATCATCTATGCTGTTTTTCTTTGCAACATAACCATTAGTGCAAATACGGGATTGGGATCAATAAAAGGAGTTCTAACGGATTCTGTTAGCGGCGAACCAATTCCATTTGCAAATGTTGTAGTACAAAAAGGTGAAAACGTTGTTGCGGGATCACCTACAGATTTTGATGGATCATATATTATCGATTCTGTGCCTATTGGCATTTATAATATACAAGTAAAGTATATTGGATATCCAACATTCAAACGAACAGAGTTAAATGTCATGGAAGGTATTTACACTTACGACCTAAGACTTCCGCCTGGCCGATCCATTAAAGGTTGTAGAATTGTAAAATTTAAAATACCATTACTCGATAACTCCACCGATTCTTTATCAAACACCGCCGAATAA